The following nucleotide sequence is from Rhizoctonia solani chromosome 15, complete sequence.
GGTCGAGACACTGTCCATTCCGCCACTGTGCTTGGGCTCGATATGGGGCTGGGTAACCGATCGCATCGGCCCAGTTTGAACAGCAGGCGTAGTGGCAGGAGGCAGGTTGACGACCGGATGGCTAGCGGGCGCGGCTGCATCGGGTGCCAGAGACCGCTTCCTAAACCAGTTCATTACGCGCTTTGCTTTGCTAGTCGCGCTTGCGGGTCCGGCGGGTGCGCCCTCGGCCATGAATCGCTCCGTGTTAGACTTGTAGGCCACTGGAGGGGCCGAAGTCTCTTGAGCAACCCCAGGCGTCGCGATTGGAGTAGGGGTCGAGGCTGGTGGAGCAAGTGGAGCAGAACGCAATGGTTGAGGCTGCGTGTCCTTTCGTTCTGGTGCAGGCTCGGCCGGTGTGCGCGTCCTGAATGGCCTAGTGCGATAAATCCTATTCAGTAAGGCCGCCATGAGCAAGATGGAATCGGCTTACCTTTGGAAAGGCTCGACCATCAAACTCAAAGTCTTTCGACGACTCTTGGAACTCGACACACTCGTGTTCCCGACCTCTTCCTCCGCCGGCTTCTCAACCTGATAGACGTAAGCATCCATTAATCTTTCAGATCCGAAAACGACTCACGGGCTTGGTAGACTGTCTCGTAGACTTGGAGCGAGGCGTACTGCTTCCACCGGTGGAGCTCGTCGAAACGTTCCTAACTGGTCCAGCAGGTGTAGGTGTCTGGAAAATCTCGTTTTAGTAATAATTGCCAAGAAATAATGCCAAGAGTGTCTCACCAGGACTGGTTCTTGAGTCTTTGAGGATGGAGTGTCAGCATCGGTGGGCTTAGTTTGAGCTGGCGACTGTCGGAGCTTGTTCTCTGCATCGCTGGCCGTGGGCTCGGTCGGAGCAGGAGTAGGCAACCCGGTACTCTCAGCGGTAGTTGGAGTAAGCATAATCGGGGAACGAACGATCTCGCTGGGAGGCACATCGACCTTGGCCAAAGGAGTGAGATCAGAGCCATTTGCGCCGTTGACACCTATTAAGAATGTAAGATAAACTTCGAAATTAGTGGTGACAAAACATACCATTGGTGCTAGCAGTGCTGTGCTTGACTGAACGTTTACCTCCAGTCAAAGCTGCCAGAATATCGGCTTCATCGATCGAAGTAGACGGTTGAGATACCTGGACAGACGGGACATCCGGCCCAGGGATACGGAAATGCCCGCCATCCTCACTGATGGAGAAGTCAAGAGAGCGACCATTGGCATCCATCGAACCCCCACGACCGACGTCTGACGAAACTGCGCGACCCACGGTCTCGGCTTCTTCAGCCCGTGCCCGAGTTTCGGCGGTTCCGGCACTGGCAGAACGCATGCCAGTGGGCATGCTAAAGGCGCTGGGCGGAGCTACGCGAGAAGTGCTGACTGATCGACCGTTCGTAGACGACTGAGGTTGCGAAGGCTCCGGCGTAGACGTCGCAGTGCCGGTGGACGCGTTTTGCGCGGCTGCAGAGTTTGGAGCCCCAGAAGACGCCTCTGTGGACGTAGGCAAAAAGGCGGGAACGGGCGGAGCGCTGTCGCGTGTTCCGACGTCATACTCGAGTTGAATGGTGTGGCGGTATGCCCGATTCTTGCGCTCGGTGGGAGCCGAGTCCTGCTTCTGGGCGCCATCGACAGTGAGCATCTCTGAATCAGCTGCGTTTGTGGGCGAGGGAAGTACAATAGCCGAGGCACCAGCACGTTCACGGCGAGAAGGCGAAGCAGTCGACGTGTAAAGAAGGTCGGTAGAATCCTCCGGAGCAGCCGGGCGAGTAGATTGTGTTCGAGTGGCCCTcgactgggaagaggactGAGCGGCCTGGgcttgctgctgttgcttcTTGCGAATTTGGCGCTGGTAGGCCATGCGCTTGGCATGCTGCTGCTCGGTTGCCTGCTGTTCGAGTTGCTCCACCGAAAGTTGGAACTGGGCCGAATAGGGCTCGAGCCATGGGTGGGCCATAATGGTGGCCAGGTCAGCGCGGTGCTTGGGGTCGGGGACGAGCATGCGGCCGAGCAAGTCTCGAGCATCTTCGGAAACATAATCGGGGAAAGTAAGGGGAGTGGTCACAATGTATTTGTATAGTAGGTTAATATTGTCGCCATCGGGATTGGCGGGGTCATCGTCGAAGGGAAGGTATCCGGCCAACATTGCGTAGAGAATGACGCCGCAAGACCAAATGTCGACGGCGCTACCCACATACTCGCCCTCGGAAATAACGAGTTCAGGGGCGGCATAGCATGGAGAGCCACAGGATGTTTGCATAAGGTCATCGGGTCTGTGTTCGAAGCGATTGGCAAAGCCAAAATCGGTGATAATCACATTGCGGTTGCGGTCGAGCAACAGGTTCTCGAGTTTGAGGTCACGATGAACAATTTTCTTTTGATGGATGTATGATACGCCCGAAATGAGCTGAGCAAAGAGCTTGCAGGCATCGCGCTCACGGAGGAAGCGGTGGGCGAGGATATGGTCAAAGAGCTCGCCGCCAGACGCGTACTCGAGAACAATGCCGATATACTTGTCGGTCTCGATGACATCGTACAGACGCACGATGTTCGGATGGTTTATTTTCTACATATGGTGAGCACGGAAAAAGAGAAATGGGAAAAGAAATACCCACCCGCAGAACCTCGATCTCGCGCTCAACCTTGCTCATGCGGAGTGCGTTCTCGACGTTGCCACGGCGGATGAGCTTGACGGCAACCTCTTCGCCCCATGTTGCATGCAGTCCGAGCTTCACCTTTCCGAACTCGCCTTCGCCCAGCGTCTGGAGCAGTAGATACGGCCCAAACCGGGGGATGGCGCGCCGTGGGTGTGCAGCCTGGTACGCGATAGCAGACGGGTGCTGGCTCACGTCAACACCGCCACCCTTGTTCGACCCAGACGCTCGTCTCGTCCGCTCTACCGCCGTGCTTGCAGGCCGCCGCCCTTGCGATCCTTCCGGGTCCATGTCGTCGTTCAGCGCAGGTCCAACAATCACCTAATCACACACATTTCATTTCTGTTGCTACACACTAAGCGCCCCGCGCTTCTTTAAATCTCGAAACCGCTCCTGCTGCATCCCCCACTTCCCCGCCGTTTCCCACAAACGTATCTATCGTCTGAAGCACCTTTTCCCTGTAATCACCATCCTTCGTCGCATCACCGTCCCCGTCCGGCCCGTATGGCTGCGGCTCAACCAGCGCCTCGATCAACTTGTGATCCACAATCGCCTTGCGCACAAGCCCTTCCGTCGATTCCGACTCCGCGCCGCCCGCTCCGTGGAGTTTCGGGCCATCGGACTCGTGCAACGTAGCCGCGGTCGATCCGCTGCTTGAAATGTCCTGTAGTAATAACGTATTGATTAAAAATGCCGTCTTGCGTCTAACCGTGATGTCCGGATCTTCAAAGTGATAAGCACCGACCCTGGATCGACCCCTCCCTCCCCAGTCCGTTCAACTCACCTTGCAGCGCATGCTTCAGTGCTCTCCACCCATCCAGTTCATCCAATCTGTGGACCGCGCCCACATTATGTTTCAACGAACCCGATAGGCAATACAACACCTTGGACCGCGTATTTCCCGACACTTGGTTTGACGTGACGAGTGAAAGGAGATATGGCAACGGGTCTCGTTTCAAGAACTTGTCCAAACGGGTTAAAAGAAACCCAAAACGTATTCGAAACTACTTACATTGTTTTGTGCGGCGGAGTTATTTTGAACCGCCGTACCGGCAATCCATATCGCATGCCGCTGTACGCCGGCTACGGGTGAGCGTATAAGCTCTATCAAGGGCTCCCACATTTTGAGATTCTCCAGGTCTGTGCATGCGCTCGTTAATGAACAATTGGAAAGCCGTCCCATTAAACTCACTATTTGCGTTATCTATTTGTTCCACCAGCTAGGGTTTTATTAGTGaggacaaacagaacaaaTGATATACTCACCATCTCGAAATCATCCAGTGCTTCGACCCTTTCATCTTCTTCCCTTGATTCGTCCCTCGCGATCGCCAACTTTTCCTACCACCAGAATTAGGGTTTAGCGTGAGACAAAAAATTTATGTCAGATAGAATGCTCAAACCTTCATCACTACTGCATCCGACTTGCCCAGGATCATGTCGATAATCTCTGGATCCAACTCTTTCATTCGTTCGGCAGTGGGACGAACCACCGGCTCATCTGTCGGCGTATTCTCCAAAGACCATTTGAGTAAGGATTCCATTATCAATGTAAATGTATAAGTTAAGCCAAGTATGTGGCGTTGAAAAGTAAGGATGGAAGCGCGGTGGTGGTAAGATTCTGGCCACACCATTACGCATGACTGACAATATACATGCATATGACCAAATCCAGTACATCCTCGAACTTGCCAGAAGCACGTGCAGATCCTGAGCACAGCCACAAATGTCGATCAACCGGTAAATTAAATGTTCGCTTTTTCCGGTGCCGACCAAGAGCGATCCGAGCTGGTAAGGACCCAACTATAACAGATACATTCATTTATACATAATTTGAGTCATCAGTTTGGTGGAACTCAGGGC
It contains:
- a CDS encoding Serine/threonine-protein kinase, translated to MESLLKWSLENTPTDEPVVRPTAERMKELDPEIIDMILGKSDAVVMKEKLAIARDESREEDERVEALDDFEMLVEQIDNANNLENLKMWEPLIELIRSPVAGVQRHAIWIAGTAVQNNSAAQNNFLKRDPLPYLLSLVTSNQVSGNTRSKVLYCLSGSLKHNVGAVHRLDELDGWRALKHALQDPDITDISSSGSTAATLHESDGPKLHGAGGAESESTEGLVRKAIVDHKLIEALVEPQPYGPDGDGDATKDGDYREKVLQTIDTFVGNGGEVGDAAGAVIVGPALNDDMDPEGSQGRRPASTAVERTRRASGSNKGGGVDVSQHPSAIAYQAAHPRRAIPRFGPYLLLQTLGEGEFGKVKLGLHATWGEEVAVKLIRRGNVENALRMSKVEREIEVLRKINHPNIVRLYDVIETDKYIGIVLEYASGGELFDHILAHRFLRERDACKLFAQLISGVSYIHQKKIVHRDLKLENLLLDRNRNVIITDFGFANRFEHRPDDLMQTSCGSPCYAAPELVISEGEYVGSAVDIWSCGVILYAMLAGYLPFDDDPANPDGDNINLLYKYIVTTPLTFPDYVSEDARDLLGRMLVPDPKHRADLATIMAHPWLEPYSAQFQLSVEQLEQQATEQQHAKRMAYQRQIRKKQQQQAQAAQSSSQSRATRTQSTRPAAPEDSTDLLYTSTASPSRRERAGASAIVLPSPTNAADSEMLTVDGAQKQDSAPTERKNRAYRHTIQLEYDVGTRDSAPPVPAFLPTSTEASSGAPNSAAAQNASTGTATSTPEPSQPQSSTNGRSVSTSRVAPPSAFSMPTGMRSASAGTAETRARAEEAETVGRAVSSDVGRGGSMDANGRSLDFSISEDGGHFRIPGPDVPSVQVSQPSTSIDEADILAALTGGKRSVKHSTASTNGVNGANGSDLTPLAKVDVPPSEIVRSPIMLTPTTAESTGLPTPAPTEPTASDAENKLRQSPAQTKPTDADTPSSKTQEPVLTPTPAGPVRNVSTSSTGGSSTPRSKSTRQSTKPVEKPAEEEVGNTSVSSSKSRRKTLSLMVEPFQRPFRTRTPAEPAPERKDTQPQPLRSAPLAPPASTPTPIATPGVAQETSAPPVAYKSNTERFMAEGAPAGPASATSKAKRVMNWFRKRSLAPDAAAPASHPVVNLPPATTPAVQTGPMRSVTQPHIEPKHSGGMDSVSTSKDQSSLQLPRPSNSPTPVSIVKPSKPIVNRAGMRVHEGAVDQAMVTSGSPLDALSHAEAVLVEMGIAFTKESEWKFRCVRHKKRKGGISGSVGGLSAGVMGSAASGGVNNRGLPMPPPPSFGGAGGMLRGLLRRSSAQPGVPTESEGTAQQQQLPEPIYGERNDDAQDEVRFFVELTRIDRLEDTYSIDVRRLKGNLRSYKFLYDTMRERCLPRLQTIN